The region AATCCGCCCACGCAGGCGGCGATATAATCCTGTAGCGGGGCGCACCATCACGCTGGGCGAGAGAAGAAATAGCGATAGAAAACGACAACACAAATGCTATATAACGCATTTTCCCCTCCCTAATACAATATAAAATCAAACACCTTAAATCTTACCTCATCAAAAGCCTTCTGTCCCCATCGCTGGGGACCTCGCCAAAACGCTGTCTAAGCTTGAACTCGCGGACGATTTTTATGGTTTGATAGTAGGCTTCGATGGAAGCACCGGCATCGGCCCAGAAACCCTCGAGGATTGAGAATTTCAACTTGCCGGCTTTAAGGTAGGCGTTGTTAACATCGGTTATTTCGAGCTCACCCCGCTCGGATGGTTTGAGAGTGCGGATTATATCAAAAACAGTGGAATCATACATATATATACCTACTACCGCGTATTTCGATGGCGGAACTTTTGGCTTTTCAATTATTTCGACTATATTACCATTTTCATCAAATTTTACCACCCCGTAATCAGTGGGGTCATCGACCTCTTTGAGCAAAATTCTTGCGCCATCATTCTGTTTCGCGAACTCCTCAACGGCTGGCTTTATACTTTCACCTATTATATTATCTCCAAGAAAGACCACTACTTTATCACCATCCACGAAATGCTCGCAAAGTCCCAGTGCCTCAGCTATTCCGCCCTCCCGCTCCTGATAGGCATAGTTTAGGTGTTGCAGTCCGAACTCGTGACCGTTGCCAAGCAACCTTAGAAATTCGCCAGCGTGGTTGCCACCGCAAACTATCATTATATCACGAATACCCGCCTCAACAAGTGACTTTATAGGATAATATATCATTGGCTCATCATATACTGGAAGGAGGTGCTTGTTTGTTATCTTCGTTAAAGGATATAATCTGGTTCCCAAACCGCCAGCCAGAACCACACCTTTCATAACATCCTCCGTAGATGATATATTTATTTTTTAGCCAAAGCTCTTATTTCCCATTTTGCCCATCTTATATAATGCAAAAGTTTGATTTTTGAGGGGCACACATATGCACAACTTCCGCACTCTATGCAATCCATTGCGCCGAGCATTTTTGCCATGTCAATCCTGCCATACTTTGTTACTCTGGCGATCATTGTGGGCACGAGATGCATGGGACACACATCAACACAGCTTGCACATCCTATGCAATTTTCCTCCGGTTCTGATTCTGACACTTCGGGCGGGAAAAATAGCACTCCGCTCGTCCCTTTTGTTACCGGTGCGTCCATCGACCACTGGGTTAACCCCATCATCGGTCCCACCATAATAACCTTTCCGATAGGACCTTTTGCGCCACCAGCAGCCTCAAGAAGCGCACCAATAGGGGTGCCTATCCTTACAAGCAGATTTTTCGGCTCGATAACAAAGCCCGCAACAGTCGTTACGCGCTCTATGAGAGGCTTCCCCTCAATAACAGCGTCGCGCAACGCAGCAGCAGTTCCGACATTCTGAACATAACATCCGACATCGAACGGCAGTCCACCGCTGGGAACCTCGCGCTTCGTAAGAGCCCATATAAGCTGTTTCTCCGCCCCCTGAGGGTATTTGGTTTTCAAAACTGCCACCTCTATATCTTTGTCTTTGGTAGCATCCTGCATAGCCTTTATCGCATCGGGTTTATTTTCCTCAATAGCTATTATAAGCCTTTCAGCACCGAGAGCATACTTTATCATTTCCGCGCCCTCGACTATCTTATCTGTCTGCTCAAGCATCAAACGGTGATCAGCAGTAAGATAAGGCTCGCACTCCGCACCGTTTATTATGACCGTGTCAATTTTCTTTTCCTTGGGAGGCGAAAGCTTAACAGATGTGGGGAACATCGCGCCGCCCATGCCGACAAGACCAGCCTCAAGCGCAATCTTAGGAAACTCCTCCGGCGGTAAAGAGTGCCAATCATCATGCGGCTCAAGCTCGTAACCTATCGTTTCCTGACCATCATTCTCGATAACAATCGCTTTCGAAAGCCCTCCAGTAAAATCGGGGACATCATCTATTTTTATGACCTTTCCCGACACCGGTGAGTGTATGTTTGCCGATATGAAAGCTGCTGCCTCAGCAATTTTCTGACCGACCTTAACCTGGTCGCCCTTTTTCACCAACGGTTTAGCAGGCGCGCCAGCATGCTGGGACAGCAAAACATAAACCTTTTCCGGTGCTGGTAAAACCTCTATAGCCTTCTTCTCTGTATGGTGTTTTTCCTCAGGCGGATGAATGCCGCCAACGAATGTATATCTCATCTCGCCTCCTTCTTTC is a window of bacterium DNA encoding:
- the rsxC gene encoding electron transport complex subunit RsxC, producing the protein MRYTFVGGIHPPEEKHHTEKKAIEVLPAPEKVYVLLSQHAGAPAKPLVKKGDQVKVGQKIAEAAAFISANIHSPVSGKVIKIDDVPDFTGGLSKAIVIENDGQETIGYELEPHDDWHSLPPEEFPKIALEAGLVGMGGAMFPTSVKLSPPKEKKIDTVIINGAECEPYLTADHRLMLEQTDKIVEGAEMIKYALGAERLIIAIEENKPDAIKAMQDATKDKDIEVAVLKTKYPQGAEKQLIWALTKREVPSGGLPFDVGCYVQNVGTAAALRDAVIEGKPLIERVTTVAGFVIEPKNLLVRIGTPIGALLEAAGGAKGPIGKVIMVGPMMGLTQWSMDAPVTKGTSGVLFFPPEVSESEPEENCIGCASCVDVCPMHLVPTMIARVTKYGRIDMAKMLGAMDCIECGSCAYVCPSKIKLLHYIRWAKWEIRALAKK
- a CDS encoding NTP transferase domain-containing protein, coding for MKGVVLAGGLGTRLYPLTKITNKHLLPVYDEPMIYYPIKSLVEAGIRDIMIVCGGNHAGEFLRLLGNGHEFGLQHLNYAYQEREGGIAEALGLCEHFVDGDKVVVFLGDNIIGESIKPAVEEFAKQNDGARILLKEVDDPTDYGVVKFDENGNIVEIIEKPKVPPSKYAVVGIYMYDSTVFDIIRTLKPSERGELEITDVNNAYLKAGKLKFSILEGFWADAGASIEAYYQTIKIVREFKLRQRFGEVPSDGDRRLLMR